GTGTAGAGCAGGTGCTTGATCAACTGGACCACCTGGATATCGCTCTTGCGGTAGGCCCGGTTGCCGGCGCGGTTTTTCGAGGGGCTGAGGACCTTGAACTGAGTTTCCCAGTAACGCAAAACATGGGCCTTCAGATCGGTGATCTCGCACACCTCGCTGATCGAGTAGTATTCCTTATCCGGAAAAATATCGGACATGGCATCTCCGAAGTGGATATTCTCTCCCCGCGACAGGTTGGTGCGCAGGGACGTTACTCGTATTCTTTTTTGAGTT
This DNA window, taken from Candidatus Glassbacteria bacterium, encodes the following:
- a CDS encoding MerR family transcriptional regulator — protein: MSDIFPDKEYYSISEVCEITDLKAHVLRYWETQFKVLSPSKNRAGNRAYRKSDIQVVQLIKHLLYTEMYTIEGAQRKLQQLKQMRKKGLDALPAEQRNRQVLEDVRRQLVEIRELIRG